A genomic region of Arachis hypogaea cultivar Tifrunner chromosome 5, arahy.Tifrunner.gnm2.J5K5, whole genome shotgun sequence contains the following coding sequences:
- the LOC112800987 gene encoding uncharacterized protein isoform X1, translating to MAASTATAPQFFNLTHSLPPSSKFLHFTNVPYSLQHPFPSGIFYKHRSHQLLICNCNSKLNNSSGGEQYELDEGLFGGYDGVDDESDEDDAESSLDLFIRFFQSMFRKFSKRAKKASRSVLPSVISPQLVSFAVDGTLLLASLSIAKALLEVFCTLGGTVFAAILLLRVIWAAVSYFQSSGNSFNQGGSSFGAVA from the exons ATGGCAGCAAGTACTGCAACTGCACCACAATTTTTCAACCTCACTCACTCTCTTCCACCTTCTTCCAAGTTTCTCCATTTCACTAATGTTCCTTATTCTCTTCAACATCCCTTTCCTTCTGGAATCTTCTACAAGCATCGTTCACATCAATTACTAATCTGCAATTGCAATAGCAAG TTGAATAACTCGAGTGGAGGAGAACAATATGAGTTGGATGAAGGACTTTTCGGTGGGTATGATGGGGTTGATGACGAGAGTGATGAGGATGATGCAGAGAGCAGCCTCGATTTGTTTATCAGATTCTTTCAAAGCATGTTCAGGAAATTCTCTAAGCGTGCCAAGAAGGCCTCTCGCTCCGTTTTGCCATCAGTGATTTCGCCTCAGCTT GTTTCTTTTGCAGTGGATGGGACTCTGCTACTTGCTTCACTTTCCATAGCCAAAGCACTTCTTGAG GTCTTCTGCACACTTGGAGGCACTGTATTTGCTGCAATTCTGCTTCTGCGTGTGATTTGGGCAGCAGTTTCTTACTTCCAGTCAAGTGGAAATAGCTTCAATCAGGGTGGGAGTTCCTTTGGTGCTGTAGCCTAG
- the LOC112800987 gene encoding uncharacterized protein isoform X2: MAASTATAPQFFNLTHSLPPSSKFLHFTNVPYSLQHPFPSGIFYKHRSHQLLICNCNSKLNNSSGGEQYELDEGLFGGYDGVDDESDEDDAESSLDLFIRFFQSMFRKFSKRAKKASRSVLPSVISPQLVGPRENMREKPFKGFFCSGWDSATCFTFHSQSTS; this comes from the exons ATGGCAGCAAGTACTGCAACTGCACCACAATTTTTCAACCTCACTCACTCTCTTCCACCTTCTTCCAAGTTTCTCCATTTCACTAATGTTCCTTATTCTCTTCAACATCCCTTTCCTTCTGGAATCTTCTACAAGCATCGTTCACATCAATTACTAATCTGCAATTGCAATAGCAAG TTGAATAACTCGAGTGGAGGAGAACAATATGAGTTGGATGAAGGACTTTTCGGTGGGTATGATGGGGTTGATGACGAGAGTGATGAGGATGATGCAGAGAGCAGCCTCGATTTGTTTATCAGATTCTTTCAAAGCATGTTCAGGAAATTCTCTAAGCGTGCCAAGAAGGCCTCTCGCTCCGTTTTGCCATCAGTGATTTCGCCTCAGCTT gtgggaccaagagaaaatatgagagagaaaccattcaaag GTTTCTTTTGCAGTGGATGGGACTCTGCTACTTGCTTCACTTTCCATAGCCAAAGCACTTCTTGA